GTGATTAATAGAACacattaaaatcagggttgtacgccacatcAAAACACATTTCtaccaaactacggattttcaaaactgcgataaggtaattcaaaataccatgcaaactgcgaatttcaaaactacgttaaggtaattcaaaataccttcaaaccaccccatatcaaatctaaggcgtacaaccctccccgaactacgtagactctgatcctccataaggaggtacgtaggcacttggataaccaaggcgagtccccttccccaaaatctcactttttgccctattcatttccttagctattaaaccttaacatTTAACCATAAAACTTtgccttaaactcaaaaccttaggaaagggttaagggtgcctaacaccttcccttgacccgaatataataacttaccgcgaatctcttaactgcgtagggtttcctattcgccctggtagaataggtggcgactctaaaatcctaatttttagggcaggttgctacaacgtAAATATCGAATCTCTATCAGATACAATACTTGatggaacaccatgcaacttcataATTACCCGAATATAGATTTCTGCCAACTTTGACACTGGAAAACTGATACTTATCGAAATAAAGTGAGTTGATTTTGTCAGTTTATCAACGATCACCCAAATCGCATCATATCCCTTTAGGGTACTCGGCAAACTCGTCACAAAATCCATTAATATaatatcccacttccactcaatAATCTCTAACGATTGCATTAGCCCCGCCGGTCTTTGATGCTCgactttcgacttctgacaagtcaaataAGCATACACGAATTGTGCCACATCACGTTTCAACCCacttgatcggtcaccaatttcactTCTACTCCGCAAGTTATTTGGTGAAAATCAgtcatttcggtaacactgtgAAGGGTTTGTTCGTTGTTTTAAGTAGTTATTTCATGTTTTGTTAATCTAATAGTTAGTGGTAATTTTTAGTAGAATATTTATTTTTGATCACtttgttggtagttattggttatttcaggtgTAAGAAAGAATCGCCAAAAAAATGGgacgagaacagaagaaaacgaagccaaaaagacaaagaaagaagctgacgcgggcgccagtgtcgtgggacatgGCCATGTCAGCTGAAAAATAAGAAACAAAGCTGTTGGGAGCAACCAGTGGTTGACACGgtcgccagtgtcgtgggacacggccgtgtcagctgatgCATGAAAAAAAGCTGTTTGAGGAGAAACCAgtggctgacacgggcgccagtgtcgtgggacacggccgtgtcagctgttgcggccagaaattgaatttttaagcTGTTTCATTAGTCcaagtctcattaagggcgttttcgactttttacataaatggaatgtaacctaacactacttagtCCTAGTTTGGGAGTTTTTAGATCATCTTGGATCATTGGAGATAGAAAATTACAGAGAGAAAGGAGAGCTTACAAGGGTTTGGAGAGGATCTTCAAGAACAATAGCAATTGGAGATCAAATCAATCCCTAAATTCTTGTAATGTTTACAATTACCTTTGTTCTTTTCTtcattactatgagtagctaaacctatTTATGTTAAGGGGATGTCCCTGAATCGCTTTTATGTAATGAATTAAGTACCGTTGCTTTACGAATTTGAAGTTTTCTATGAATTTAGTTTAATTTCAAAGTGTCTCATGCTTCATTCTATTGgaaaatattatgttgatttacggttaaggttagGTCGGAAAAACCACCTTAACGCTTTTTGAATAATAACGTTACCGGTAAattgcttaggaataaggatttgacGGTATTGATCATCTATTCTAGGTTATTTTCACAAGGTTCTTGGTAAAAAAGTTtagttgttaaggaattaaaactgaattttatttgccaaatagattttccgctaaggaattcgggaaaattaatattaagaattGATACTAAATCATATTGACGACTTTTTCGTAAAATAGCGGTTATGTGAATTACAAGGCAgttcatacatctaccttagcatattttctcatatttgtgCCAATTCAAGTATTACTTATTACTTCTTTTAAATATCGTTTTTTTTAACTtaatcaaacaaaccaaaaccacaccccatgatattttgttcaattgaataattgtaaaacttgtatttcctacgcagtccgcgagttcgatactgggtatcaACCCCTATTtaaaactacatcggtgaaaaatagtacacttgctaattttccgatcaagtttttggcgctgttgccggggactgccgaaatataagtttaataataattcaattggatttttgttgctctgcaactaaaatttaaattttctgtTATTTAATTTGCTAActactaataattgtctaatctttttatgcgaggtaaggcctcagcagacattctttttgacgcagagtcAGAATGATCGTTGCGAGCTGGACTTCGAAAAGCAAGACAAGAGAGACTGGAAGCGATAGAAGAAAATCTAATAGTTTcggaatctgataacgaggaTAATTTTTCTGTTCATTCTGAGCACTCGGATTCGGAGGCTGAACCTATGGCAGCTCCCGTAGAAAGAttgttaggtgattatggtggagcaaatgcaccagctggccggATGACTATTGTCAATCAACCGGTCGATGTTGCCCACTTTCAGTTGCACCCGGCAACAATAAGACAACTTGAGAAGAAACCTTTCTCTGGAAGAATTAATGAAGATGCCAACAAGCACTTACAAAGGTTTCTCACCATGACTACGTCGTTAAAAACAGAGGGGCATTCTGAAGAGGCAAAGAAACTAGTGATGTTTCCGTTCACTTTGTCAGatgatgctgaagagtggttttactctttacctgctggaagtatcaccacttggcaacaaatggagacaacatttttaaatgagtatttccctgcttctgtgtatattcgaaaaagatatgacatagttaattttaaacagaaggaaggagaatcactcggaGATGCATATAAGAGGTTCAAGCGGTTGTtggtagcatgtcccactcataacatggatgtgactgaacaaatgcagaattttgggAATGGTCTTAAACTGAAGACAAAGCAACTTATTGACacagctgccggtggctcaacaaatttcaaaacagcCACGGAGATCAAGAAGATTATTGATGCTATCGCGGcaaatgaacacttggagttatatgaccgcaATGTTAATCAGCCTGAAGGGTTAGTCGATTTAAAATTGTCAAACCAAGTTGTTAagatggaagaccaaattgcggCTGAAGTTGAACGAAGACTGAAACAAATGGCCCTCGAGAAGCAAACCGTAGCACAGGTTCAACCAGTCCAGCCAACTCAAACGGTAAATTGTCATATttgtggaggacctcatttttccatgcattgtgtggcaacagcTCAAGAGGTGGAGGAAATCAATTTTTTGAAGCAGAACAATCCCTACTTCAACACTTACAATCCGGGATGGAAAAATCATCTGAATTTctcctggaaagatcaacaagggaATGTTCCTAAACAAGGAGCTGTGCCATATCAAAgtctaccacaacaacaacaatatcgcCCACCGCAACAACCATATCAACAGCCAtaccagcaacaacaacaacaatttcagcCACAGGGACCAAGAAAAGCAGACTGGGAGATcgccattgaaaagatggccgctcaaagttccaaatttcaagaagaaacaagaagtaaTTTTCGAAACACCGGTGCATCGATTAAGAATCTTGAAATTCAGATGAGTCAAATTGCACAACAAATGGCAAATCCTCAACAATCGGGTGCTCTACCTAGTGCCACGGTTACAAATCCTAAAGACCATACTAATGTGAGTGCTATAAGCACTAGGAGTGGTAAAGCCAATGAAGTTGTGGAGGAAAATGTTGAGGAAGAAGAGTCGTTGCTTGAAGTTGATGTGGAAATAAAGGAAAATGAGGTAGAAGCTGAGGATGTGGTTATATCAGAACCGGTGACGAAAGGGAAGATTATTGAGCCAAAACCGGCTGTTAAACTTCCTTTTCCCACTAGAAATAAAAAGAAGGGACAGCAtgagaaaaattttgaaaaattcttggagatgttcaagaaacttgaaTTAAATATCCCATTCCTAGAGGCGTTAGAGCAAATGCCCACCTATGCAAAGTTCATGAAGGATATTATATCCAAGAAGAGGACCATCGATCGTGATCCGATTATTCTAaccgaaacttgtagtgctattttgcagggtatgaagattccggtGAAGAAGAAGGATCGAGGTTCTGtgactattccttgtaccattgGGGATAGATCTTTCAAAAAAGCCCTTATTGATCTGGGagcaagtgtgagtcttatgccGCTGTCCATTTACAAGAGATTGGGGATAGGTAAAGTgcaagatacaagaatgacactctaATTTGCTGACCATTCTGTGAAGAGACCATACGGGATCGTAGAAGATGTTCTTGTTAAAATTGACAAATTTGTGTTCCCGGTGGACTTTGTTTTTTTAGAGATGCCGGAAGATGAAGAGATCCCAATCATTTTGGGTAGACCATTTTTAGAGACCGGGAGATGTTTGATAGATATAGAAGAAGGCACAATGACTCTgaaggtttatgatgaagagttgaaaattgatgtgcgaaacaccatgaaatacaaagATGATGTTGCTActagtcaacacattgaggtgaTAGATCAAATATGTGCGAATGAAAAGTCCTTGGAAACACAACAATTACCTTTGGATAAAGTGTTGAGTCTATCAATCTTTGATGAAGAGGATGCGGGTGATGAAAAAGAGATGGAAGTGGTAGCCATGATGGGAGCAACACTAACCTTTAAAAGTTCTCGACCAAACCGATGGGAAGATCTTAGGCAACCATTGGTGGAGGAAAAGAAAGATGAACCGAAGAAAGGGGCTGAATTGAAACAACTGCCGGAAAACCTGAAGTATGTCTTTTTAGACACCGAAAGTCGGTGCCCGGCGATCATAAGTTCCTGCCTTGAAAGTTTTCAAGAGAATAAGCTCGTGGAAGTGCTGAAAAAGCATAAAGGTGCTATGGGATGGTCTATTGAAGATTTAAAAGGTATTAGTCCTACGGTGTGCATGCATAAAATTCTtatggaagatgatcacaaaccggtaGTTCAACCCCAAAGGCGGCTCAATCCAGCTATGAAAGAAGTAGTCAGAAAAGAAGTTGTAAAATTATTAGATGCAGGGATGATCTACCCCATATCTGATAGTGCCTGGGTGAGTCCGGTTCATGTGGTACCGAAGAAGGGAGGAACGACAGTGATtaagaatgaaaaaaatgagtTGATTCCTACACGGACGGTAACAGGGTGGAGAGTGTGCATCGACTACAGAAGATTGAATTTAGCGACAAGAAAGGATCACTTCCCGCTACCTTTTAttgaccaaatgttggaaaggttagaTGGGCATGATTACTATTGTTTCCTCGATGGTtactcggggtataatcagattgCGGTTGCACCAGAAGATCAAGAGAAGACCGCCTTTACATGCCCGTTTGGTATTTTTGCCTACCGAAGGATGCctttcgggttatgtaatgctccaGCCACATTCCAGAGATGCATGCAAGCCATCTTCgatgatatgcttgaaaagcatatggaggTTTTCATGGACGACTTCTCGGTTTTCGGTAAGTCATTTGATAGCTGTTTAACTAACCTTGCTtttgttttagaaagatgccaacagacaAATTTGATCCTCAATTGGGAGAAGtgtcacttcatggtgcgtgaaggtatagtttTGGGTCATAAAATTTCCCACAAAGGGATCGAGGTAGATCAAGCGAAGATCGAAGTTATATCAAAGCTACCACCCCCAATGAATGAAAAATGTATCCGAAGTTTCTTGGGACATGCAGGgttttaccgtaggttcataagagatttctcTAAAATAGCAAAACCCTTTACCACTCTTTTGGTTAAGGATAaggtttttaattttgataatgagTGTGCTGTAGCATTTGAAACTCTCAAGAAAAAATTAGtttcggcaccaattgttgtggccccagattggtctctaccttttgagatcatgtgcgatGCAAGTGACATTGCAATAGGGGCAGTCTTGGGACAACGAAGAGAGAAATTGttgcatgttatttactatgctagtcatgttttgaaccctgcacagatgaactatgcaacAACCGAAAAAGAGTTGCTAGCAGTTGTGTATGCCttcgataaattcaggcaatatctgttgggttctagagtcgttgtttatactgaccatgctgctttgaagtatctttttgccaaacaggactctaagccaagacttCTCAGATGGATCTTACCCCTTCAGGAATTTGATGTAgaaattcgtgacaagaaaggATGTGAAAACACTGTGGCGGATCACCTTTCTCGAATGTCGCCTATTGAGGAGACAGAAGAGAAGcgtccaataaaggatgagttcgCAGACGAACACATCCTTGCTGTTATTGGTGTCCCTTGGTTTGCTGACTATGCAAACTATCTGGTAGGTGGGGTAATCCCCGATGATTTTGATTCTATCCGGAAAAAGAAGTTTttgcatgattgcaggttctacttgtgggatgatccattcTTGTACAAGAAAGGGCTGGATGGGCTGGTTAGAAGATGTGTTCCAGAGGAAGAGCAAAGAGATGTGTTAAAAGCTTGTCACGACTCAGAGTATGGAGGACATTTTAGTGGTGATAGAACTACGGCAAAGGTACTTCAGTCAGGGTTATATTGGCCCCCGTTGTTCAAAGATGCCCAAGAGATAACCAAAGAGTATGACAAGTGCCAAAGAACTGGGAACATTTCGAAAAGGAATCAGATGTCTCAGAATGCCATGCTGGAAGTCGAACTTTTTGATGTATGGGGCATcaacttcatgggaccgtttctgCCATCTTTTGGGAAGCATTACATCTTAGTGGCAGTGGATTATGTTTCAAAATGGGTGGAGGCAGTGGCCTTACCAACTAATGATGCTCGAGTGGTAGTAAGATTTCTGAAGGAGAATATTTTTGCTAGGTTCACAGTGCCAAGAGCTCTAATAAGTGATGAAGGAACACATTTTCTAAATCACCTCATGGAGAAACTGCTCTTGAAATACAATGTGAAGCATCGAGTCGCTACCCCAGACAACCCACAAACAAGCGGGCAAGTGGAAGTGTCAAATAGGCAGCTGAAACAGATCCTTGAGAAGACTGTGAACTCCTCTCGCAAGGATTGGGCAAGTAAGTTAGATGACGCATTGTGGGCATACCGTACTGCTTTCAAAACACCTATAGGTATGTCTCCTTACCAATTGGTCTATGGAAAAGCTTGTCATCTGCCTTTGGAGTTGGAACATAAGGCTTTGTGGGCATCAAAGTTTCTTAACTTGGATATTGCTAAGGCAGGAGATTCTAGAATTCTTCAACTTCATGAACTAGAGGAATTTCAGAATCGAGCTTATGAAAATGCAAAAATCTACAAGGATCAAACCAAGAAATGGCATGATCAGAGGATCTTACGAAACGATTTCTGGGAAGGGCAATTGGTACTCTTATATAATTCCAGGTTGAAATTGTTCCCCGGTAAGCTGCGATCAAAGTGGTCAGGCCCGTTTGTAATTTACAAGGTGTATCCACATGGGGCAATTGAATTGAAGAACCAGGCAAATGGAGACACGTTTAAGGTAAACGGGCAGAGGCTGAAGCCATATTACCAGGGCCAAGAGAGGGGCCAAATTCATGTTGTTCGTCTCGCAGGATGAGCGGaacgaccgtcgagccatgcgacgttaaatgaagcacttcgtgggaggcaacccatgcgtTTATTTctaagttatttttatttttgcagattttcgaaaaaaaaatattgaaaattggaTGGGGGAGGCAGCGCCGGACACGACTGCCCGTGTCGTGGGACACGCCCGTGTCCGGGTGGAAGAAAAAAAATTTTGGATGGGGGAGGCAGCGCCGGACACGGCTGCCCGTGTCGTGGGACACGCCCGTGTCCGGCTGGGcgaagaaaaaaaaattttttttttcgttttagttttttttatttatttattttattttatttcgtgGGTCCCACCCACTtatgcagattttttttctctccttcttcctcttttccTTCTATATCccattctttcttctttcttctttcttcttttctctctAAAACCTCACAAACTCCATAGCCACCACCACCAAAAGCTTCCAACTTTACATCCAAAACCTCTTCCATTCCAAAACCGCTTTCACAAAAGTTGCTCCAAATTTCGTCCTCTACCTTTCTACGGTAGCTTTTTCTACTATCTCTTCCGTTTGAATTTCGTATTTTTTTTTAGGTACAATCCATGGCTCCCAAACGAAATATGAGAGGAAAACAACCGGTGGGGCAGTCCTCGCGGTCTCGTGCAAGGACGGACGATGCACCACCACCGCCTACCAATGCCCACGGAATAATTTTCACTAATCCGGCACACGAGGTTCGTTATTCTCGCCACATTCGGCGTAAATTGACACCATCGAGGTATATGTGCTTTGACACTTTATCTGCTCTTGGACTGTCGGATGAAATTAATCGAATGTTTCATGTATTAGGCATTTTAGAATTTATGCATTGTGAAGCGCCGACATACGAGCGCATAACACTTGAATTTTTAAGTACCGTGAATTTTAAGTTGCAGACCGTTATGGCGGATGAATATCATTGCGACTCAGGTACACTAACATTCAGGTTATACAATGAGGACCACCAATTGACGGTGGAGGAATTGGGAGGCATCTTGCACCTCCCCATTTATGGACGCGGCGCGATCCCTTCGTACTTCAGCCCCTCGACATTTTGGAATGCCATTACTAAGGAGGGTGGCTATGTGGCAAAGAGTGCTAAAGCCTCTAAGATACAAAATCCTTGTTTCAGGTATGCTCAAAAATGTCTCGCTTTTTCTTTATTTGGCAGGGGCGATAGCACGGGAGTGGCATCAAGAGCTGAGCTATATCTGTTAGATGCCATGGCACAAGCGTTCCCTGTTAATGTGGCCGCATTTGCGGCATACCATTTGGGTAAGGTGGGTCGCGCATCTACGGGTGGTATTTCGGTCGGAGGCATGATCACCCAAATTGCCAGACACTTTGGCTATAATCCGCAGGCACTCAATGACGAAATTGTTACAGGTATGAATAAGTTAGATATGAATGCCCTTGTCAATCAAGGAATGATTCGTGTGCAGGGTGCGCAATATGGTTTGATATGGAAGAAACGTGTTATTTTAACACTCCCCGATCCTGCAAGAGTCTCAATTTCTGAAAGGGACAATTGGGTATATGTCTCTTTGGGTAGGCAAATTcaggaggaagaggaagaggaaataGGTTATGAGGAGGAAGAAGATAATATGGATGAGGAGAATCAAGAAGAAGAGCAAACTAATGTGAATATGGATGCACAACCAGAGGTGCATCCTCAAGAGGGTGACCGGTTTTCATCCATGAACCAAGAAGAGTGGTTGTGGATTCAGACGGAGTTCGGGGATCTCCGTGCTGAACAAATAAGGCAAGGAGTGGAACAAGTTCGCCAAGGTAATGAACAAGCGCGTCAGGGTGCAATGTTGGATAACATTCACCACATGATGTGACATTTGATGCTTCAGTTCCCTCCTCCTCCGCAGTAGAGCACTGTAAGTTCTCCCTCGAATCttgaatttaaacattgaggtcaatgtttggttcaagtgtggggggatttttattgttttcagttatttttgttttttattgtttttagttttcaCTTTCAGTTATCCTTGTTTGTTTAGTAATTCTGTTTAATGTTGACCTTCCAGTGTTATAGATTGATGAGAGTTATTGAATGATTGATGGAGTAGTAAGGAAATAATGAACGAGACAACCCAATCTTGCACCAAAAAGGCATCCCTGAAAGTTGATACAACTGAAAAAGAAATAGTTGGACACAACTTGATGACACCGGACCGAGATTGAAAGCTGGTACATACGAACCGGAAAAGAAGCGACATTACACAATAAGCACTCGggatcctgtaagctatgcccaacatggtgagatcGTAAAAAGCCAGAAATTTATCATCATGAGAGAGTAGTCGAgtatgactttatcactttgaatttgcgtgagttctactcatatgacactacatgataacacacactgaggcacgttttTTTGTTTTCcc
This Vicia villosa cultivar HV-30 ecotype Madison, WI unplaced genomic scaffold, Vvil1.0 ctg.002884F_1_1, whole genome shotgun sequence DNA region includes the following protein-coding sequences:
- the LOC131639996 gene encoding uncharacterized protein LOC131639996 encodes the protein MAAPVERLLGDYGGANAPAGRMTIVNQPVDVAHFQLHPATIRQLEKKPFSGRINEDANKHLQRFLTMTTSLKTEGHSEEAKKLNFGNGLKLKTKQLIDTAAGGSTNFKTATEIKKIIDAIAANEHLELYDRNVNQPEGLVDLKLSNQVVKMEDQIAAEVERRLKQMALEKQTVAQVQPVQPTQTVNCHICGGPHFSMHCVATAQEVEEINFLKQNNPYFNTYNPGWKNHLNFSWKDQQGNVPKQGAVPYQSLPQQQQYRPPQQPYQQPYQQQQQQFQPQGPRKADWEIAIEKMMSQIAQQMANPQQSGALPSATVTNPKDHTNVSAISTRSGKANEVVEENVEEEESLLEVDVEIKENEVEAEDVVISEPVTKGKIIEPKPAVKLPFPTRNKKKGQHEKNFEKFLEMFKKLELNIPFLEALEQMPTYAKFMKDIISKKRTIDRDPIILTETCSAILQGMKIPVKKKDRGSVTIPCTIGDRSFKKALIDLGASVSLMPLSIYKRLGIGKVQDTRMTL